The following proteins are co-located in the Mycosarcoma maydis chromosome 11, whole genome shotgun sequence genome:
- a CDS encoding Rho3 GTP binding protein has product MTLCGLVHDAQRESHRIARKVLVLGDGASGKTSLLFVLVRHEFPQTYEPTVFENYTHIQHTHTGLAVELTLWDTAGQEEFDKLRSLSYADTDVVLLCFSVDNPVSLQNVESRWIAEIRHHCPAVKIMLVALKCDLREPRNPRTLSYNHGLDVAKRINACRYLECSAKSNRGVTECFTELASVAANVRPHPHSRACTIA; this is encoded by the exons ATGACGCTGTGCGGACTTGTGCACGACGCGCAGCGCGAGTCGCACCGCATCGCACGCAAGGTGTTGGTTCTCGGCGACGGAGCATCGGGCAAGACGAGCCTGCTGTTCGTGCTCGTCAGACACGAGTTTCCACAGACATA CGAGCCGACGGTATTTGAAAACTACACACACATCCAGCACACGCATACAGGACTCGCGGTGGAACTGACACTGTGGGATACAGCTGGTCAGGAGGAGTTTGACAAGCTGCGCTCCTTGTCGTACGCCGACACCGACGTTGTACTGCTGTgcttcagcgtcgacaaTCCGGTGTCGCTGCAAAACGTCGAGTCGCGCTGGATTGCCGAAATCCGCCACCACTGTCCAGCCGTCAAGATcatgctcgtcgctctcaAGTGCGATCTCCGAGAGCCGCGCAATCCGCGCACGCTCTCCTACAACCACGGCCTCGACGTCGCCAAACGCATCAATGCCTGCCGCTACCTCGAGTGCTCCGCCAAATCCAACAGAGGCGTCACCGAGTGCTTCACCGAACTAGCCTCGGTCGCCGCCAACGTTCGCCCACATCCCCACTCTCGTGCCTGCACCATCGCCTGA
- a CDS encoding putative TFIIH/NER complex ATPase/helicase subunit SSL2 — protein MSANDQGSRPRLTVKLRPSLNAASNGSHTPTSATASQTQSFRNTPAAYRDDDDEDDGEQAFALDDGFVSEDSGDDYGTSSKKAGKTKASNKPKANDSARSAPTTAIARQHPLSGAAPRFNGPAMDEDDEQAHFESGELRFHTRDFTKMPLKLDHASRPLWISPDDGHIILEGFSPLAEQAQDFLIAIAEPVSRPAYIHEYKLTPYSLYAAVSVGLQPDDIIEVLNRLSKVPVPDAVLEFIREYTASFGKIKLVLKQNKYFVESAHPEILQTLLRDSIIGTARVREDPNAAKSGRMEVLGKTQAPTRGDLVIPGTESAARKARQAAAAAGQTPGASNGGRSAGATGSGASGPAPENAEAARREDEADLFSAIIGVDEADELDEDDTVHSFEIAEEYIEQVKKRCNEIGYPMLEEYDFRNDQLNADLEIDLKPITHIRPYQEKSLAKMFGNGRARSGIIVLPCGAGKTLVGITAACTIKKSCLVLCTSSVSVMQWRQQFLQWSNIQDNQISVFTADQKEKFSGASGIVVSTYSMVANTGKRSHTSQKMMNFLESREWGFILLDEVHVVPASMFRRVLTKIKAHSKLGLTATLVREDEKIDELNFLVGPKLYEANWMDLAAKGHIATVQCAEVWCPMTPEFYREYLREKSRKKMLLYCMNPNKFQACQFLIDYHENRGDKIIVFSDNVYALVAYAHKLKKPFIHGGTAHLERMRILQNFQHNPLVNTIFLSKVGDTSIDLPEATCLIQISSHFGSRRQEAQRLGRILRAKRRNDEGFNAFFYSLVSKDTAEMFYSTKRQQFLIDQGYAFRVITHLVGMTDMPGLVYKSQAEQIELLQSVLIANESDADLGSDLAGTEFGGVVRRGGTGTGTGTGTSAGALLNGSTVAKASRTTGSLNALSGAQHMSYIERNRSVNKTLNKEQGRHKMFQKRADKAKRKNMDDE, from the coding sequence ATGTCAGCCAATGACCAGGGCTCTCGGCCGCGTTTGACGGTCAAATTGCGACCCAGCTTAAACGCAGCGAGTAACGGATCTCATACTCCTACCTCTGCCACGGCTTCTCAAACACAGAGCTTTCGCAACACGCCAGCGGCGTATCgtgacgatgacgatgaagatgaCGGGGAGCAAGCATTTGCTCTGGATGACGGCTTTGTCTCGGAGGACTCTGGCGACGATTACggcacgagcagcaagaaggcCGGCAAGACAAAAGCATCAAACAAGCCAAAGGCCAATGATAGCGCTCGATCAGCTCCAACCACCGCCAtcgctcgacagcatccCCTGTCAGGTGCTGCGCCTCGCTTCAACGGCCCCGCCatggacgaagacgacgagcaggcaCACTTTGAATCTGGCGAGCTGCGCTTCCACACGCGAGACTTTACAAAGATGCCACTCAAGCTGGATCATGCAAGCCGTCCTCTTTGGATCTCGCCTGATGATGGCCATATCATCTTGGAAGGCTTTAGCCCACTAGCTGAGCAGGCGCAGGACTTTCTGATCGCGATTGCCGAGCCGGTGAGTCGACCAGCgtacattcacgaataCAAACTCACGCCGTATTCGCTCTACGCCGCGGTCTCGGTTGGTTTGCAGCCTGACGACATTATCGAAGTGCTCAATCGACTCTCCAAGGTGCCGGTCCCGGACGCAGTGCTCGAGTTTATTCGCGAGTATACCGCCAGTTTCggcaagatcaagctcgtGCTCAAGCAGAACAAGTATTTTGTCGAGAGTGCGCACCCAGAGATCCTTCAGACGCTTCTGCGGGATAGCATCATTGGCACAGCTCGGGTTCGCGAGGATCCGAACGCTGCCAAGTCCGGACGGATGGAGGTATTGGGCAAGACGCAAGCACCCACTCGCGGCGACCTGGTGATTCCAGGGACGGAAAGCGCGGCGAGGAAGGCACGAcaggcggctgctgcggctggtCAGACACCTGGCGCATCTAATGGTGGTCGTTCGGCAGGCGCGACGGGTTCAGGAGCTTCTGGTCCCGCACCTGAGAATGCAGAAGCGGCGCGGAGAGAAGACGAGGCAGATCTGTTCTCTGCTATCATCGGTGTAgacgaggccgacgagctggacgaagacgatACGGTGCACAGCTTTGAGATTGCCGAAGAGTATATCGAGCAGGtcaagaagcgctgcaACGAGATCGGATACCCGATGCTGGAAGAGTACGATTTTCGCAACGATCAGCTGAATGCGGACCTCGAGATCGATCTGAAGCCGATCACACATATCCGACCGTACCAAGAAAAGAGTCTGGCCAAGATGTTTGGTAACGGGCGTGCGCGGAGCGGAATCATTGTGCTGCCGTGCGGTGCCGGTAAGACGCTGGTGGGCATTACGGCGGCGTGTACCATCAAGAAGAGCTGTCTGGTGCTGTGCACGAGCAGTGTGAGTGTCATGCAGTGGAGACAGCAGTTCTTGCAGTGGAGCAATATCCAAGACAACCAGATCAGCGTGTTTACCGCCGATCAAAAGGAAAAGTTTTCGGGCGCGTCCGGGATTGTAGTGTCGACGTATTCGATGGTGGCCAATACGGGCAAGCGCTCGCACACATCGCAAAAGATGATGAACTTTTTGGAAAGCCGAGAGTGGGGATTTATCctgctggacgaggtgcaCGTTGTACCTGCGAGCATGTTCCGACGCGTGCTGACCAAGATCAAAGCGCATtccaagctcggcttgacGGCGACGCTGGTGCgcgaggacgagaagaTTGACGAGCTGAATTTCCTCGTGGGGCCCAAGCTGTATGAAGCGAACTGGATGGACTTGGCAGCCAAGGGGCACATTGCCACTGTACAGTGTGCTGAGGTATGGTGTCCGATGACGCCCGAGTTCTACCGCGAGTACCTGCGCGAGAAGAGCCGCAAGAAGATGCTGCTCTACTGTATGAACCCAAACAAGTTCCAGGCGTGTCAGTTCCTGATCGACTACCACGAGAACCGCGGTGACAAGATCATTGTGTTTTCAGACAACGTGTACGCGCTCGTGGCGTATGCGCACAAGCTCAAAAAGCCGTTCATCCACGGCGGTACCGCGCACCTGGAACGCATGCGCATTCTGCAGAACTTCCAACACAATCCGTTGGTGAATACGATCTTCCTCTCGAAGGTGGGCGATACATCGATCGATCTACCGGAAGCGACGTGTCTGATACAGATCTCGTCGCACTTTGGTTCACGAagacaagaagcgcaacgACTAGGACGGATCCTGCGCGCCAAGAGGCGAAACGACGAGGGCTTCAATGCGTTTTTCTACAGTCTCGTAAGCAAGGATACCGCCGAGATGTTCTACTCGACTAAGCGACAGCAGTTCCTGATCGATCAGGGGTATGCGTTTAGAGTCATCACACACCTCGTCGGTATGACCGACATGCCCGGTTTGGTGTACAAGAGTCAggccgagcagatcgagctccTACAGAGCGTGCTGATCGCCAACGAGTCGGATGCGGATCTCGGATCTGATCTGGCAGGCACCGAGTTTGGCGGTGTGGTCAGACGCGGTGGCACCGGCACCGGCACCGGCACCGGCACATCAGCAGGAGCATTGTTGAACGGCAGCACTGTGGCAAAGGCTTCGAGAACCACAGGCTCACTCAACGCGCTCAGTGGTGCACAGCACATGTCGTACATCGAACGCAACCGGTCGGTCaacaagacgctcaacaaggAGCAAGGCCGACACAAGATGTTCCAGAAAAGAGCTGATAAGGCGAAGCGTAAGAACATGGACGACGAATGA